A stretch of the Pedobacter sp. MC2016-14 genome encodes the following:
- a CDS encoding EamA family transporter, with translation MWILWAILASLTAATVMILTKVGLKNVDSSLAFAIQSVLILAITWTVVITQGNSGNVKNIDQKTWIILILAGVATSLSTLFSYKALSMGPSSMVVTIERTSLVFTLILSVVFLKEKLTWQLIAGAVLILSGAILIALSAENE, from the coding sequence ATGTGGATTTTATGGGCAATTCTGGCTTCCTTAACAGCGGCCACTGTTATGATATTAACGAAAGTGGGTTTGAAGAATGTAGACTCCAGTCTGGCTTTTGCCATTCAATCGGTACTTATTTTAGCTATTACCTGGACTGTGGTGATTACACAGGGTAACAGTGGCAATGTAAAAAATATCGATCAAAAAACATGGATCATACTCATCTTAGCAGGAGTAGCAACTTCGTTGTCTACTTTATTCTCTTATAAGGCACTGTCTATGGGGCCATCATCTATGGTGGTGACAATAGAGAGGACTTCACTCGTTTTTACATTAATATTATCCGTTGTATTTCTTAAAGAAAAATTAACCTGGCAATTGATTGCTGGTGCAGTGCTGATATTATCCGGAGCAATTTTAATTGCCTTGTCAGCAGAAAATGAATAA